Below is a genomic region from Henckelia pumila isolate YLH828 chromosome 3, ASM3356847v2, whole genome shotgun sequence.
aaattaattaaaaaaactttttgctaaatatttataatcgaattttaaaaattgtgtattatgggttaaatagatttaaaaattatttttacaggggtcaaatatgcaatttttaatatttcacatgagtatttggtgcaaaaaaaatatcaaaatctttgcccagtcgcatgaggggcgcgtgcacAACATTCACTCATATAAAGGGGCGAGtttactaattttttaaaaggtcaggattgaagatgcctattaaaatttctcgggggagaagtgtgcattttcaatatttcacaggggtgtttggtgcaaataactccaacttaaaataataactaaaattaatgAAATGATATAACAATACACTTAAAtgtattttatattttcatGGAACAACATATTCAGATTTAAGTTTTTGAAAGAATATAGAAAAAAACTTCATATTTAATTACGTATTTGATATACattttcaaatattaattcATTACGGTAGACAAAAACATTGAATACATTACTGATAGATATTCTTTTATACGATATTACTTttaacataaagtcataaacttactttttttttttttacaatttttatatattggggagctaaattatatataataatttatattcttatatatctaaatatgattatgatatgatcATAATTAACATATGAAAAAAAAGTAATGCTACATATTCACAAAGTGTTACACAAGATAATATATTACGCTTAAAATTATCTGATTATCTAtgcattttattaaaaaaaaatttcaaaaatacatataaaataaTCATATAATTTCAAATAGAAATTGTAATTTAACATGTATATACAGGTAGCACCACAAAAAATAATGGTAAAGAATTTAATGATTTAGTCGAAAATATTGGTCAAAACTTTTGTCAGTGTTCCTCCTCTTTGTCAGGAAAATATATTGTTATCAGGTTCTTTTATAAGGACCCTGGCAACCGATATTCTTTAAAGAGGGTGGCCCACACAACCAGAATTTGGGGTCCACCTCGTCTGAATGTACAAGCCCAATATAGTTTGTATTATGAATGTATGCAGCACTCTCAACAAGTCAACATCAAGGGCGtagctaaaaatatttttgactcTGGCCTAATTGAtacgataaaaaaaattattataaataaaatatttaaaattaaaatataataaaatattaatttataattaaagaaCACATGcaaaatattaaatgataaCTACAAATATTACATATTGACACTGAAAGAtataaaatactgaaaatttgCCCTacgattttttatatataactcATCAATTATTGAATCAATATCAACAATCggaacaaaatattttaatataatattcatAAAATTGGCAAAACAATATTCATAAAATTTTCCAAGAACTTTTTTTCGATCTAATTCATCATGCCCTTTTAATGTCAACATGTTTAAAAGTATGTCCGAGTTAAATCAATGATAGAAATGTCAAAGTtgcaaatatattttataatgacACCATTTAGTAAATCGTTTAGTCCAAAATTTCATGTTGACTctccctataaatattattgaaatcTCATTTACTCAACAACCATACTAAGTGCTTAATATTTAAGAgaaacaaatattttattaactcaaaaattcatagCTTAATGACAATTTGTTTACTTCATTAAAATTATGTGAAGTTAAAATACTAAATTTCACTACTCAACCAATATTTCATCAAGCAACTTGAAAACAATTGTTCTTtcatcatttaaaaataaaattacacaaTCCCGTACCCCGTAATTAATATGCAGGCCTATTTATAAAACACAAGGAACACCATAAATAATTTTCTTATTTCACTAATTCATTTTTCTTATCATGTTTTGATCTGCTCATGATTttatatattcaaatatttagtttgcaatttaattaAATCCTAATTTCAATAGTGTTTTTTATAgtgatcaataattgatccatATAACAATTAACGTTggttgaaaaaagaaaaaaataaaaacagagAAGAGTATAAgacatatatttaatttatcttaTCGAATTTGTGACTCTTCTCAATATAATATTGAATAATTGGAGGATAATATGATGTTATTATAATTTTTGTGGGTTAATATAATGTCTTCAAGTGGATTGATCAAATTTGAAATTGAACTGAATTATGTTTTGAATTGGGCtaacattaaatatatatatatatctaataatatttttaaaaaaataaccagGACTAGAGCCCACCCAGCCTTTGAGTGGCTCCGCCCCTGCTCAACTGcttgtttgttttgtttaataatacaaaaaagtttatatatatatatttgctttttgaagaaatatttttttactgaatataatatatcatttaCTTATTACCAAGTTAGGATATGAAATAAGAATATTATCATCGCTGAAAATTATGAAAGACCGACTTCAAACACACCAAGTCCAAGATCATGGTGTAAGAAAATATATGGGGAATATATTATATGACAAGCGCGatcttttgtgtgttttttttcttctaaaaatttagtcaatctcttctatAATTGGAAAAGtcgttttttaaaaacaaaacacaagATATGGGTTTATTAGTCATAATTTACACTATATATATCATTGGATGTAGACATGTACCAAAATACTTTTATAAAGGGTTTTCATTATATATGCTTGGgccctcaaaactcaaaattaaatttaagattAGCCAAAAAAATTTCTTCCAATGCTCAAAATTTGGGCATCGAGCATGCTAATAATAGCTAACTGCAGTCTCACAGCATAGTTCACTAGAACATTGTGCATTCAAAAAAGCCAAGGTTGCGCTTGGATTGAAGGATTTAAAATCAATGtatttcgattataattttagtgttaacaatgaaacatagaaaaatctcaaattcatagcttaattatttacacattaCTTAGATGGAGTAAAAAGGATTTTAAATCACCACTTTATTGGATGAACTTGAAATCCATCACAACTACCATGAATtactatataaacataaaaaaagtggatttgatgtttgtggtgctacttctctaaacaacaaaaatgaatttgaaatccatggatttaaaataattcaatcCAAGCGGAAAATGAAAAACTTCTGAAACATCGGCAAATCCTACCACAAAAAAGCGCAAAATAGACAAACTTTCATGCATTGTGCCTACCTTCATTTGACAAAAACTCGAATACCCTACGGGGGAACAACTATATCCCACATGCCTTTTCAATCGGTTCAAGAATTGTTCAAGTCCTCACGACGCCTTTGCCTCAACCTCCCACCGATACTATCAGTGGATGGTTCCAGTAGTGCCCGTTTCTTGGCAGATTTCGAACTTGTTTTAGACGCAACAGAGTCCTTGACCGTGCATGGTTCTTGTGCATCACTGCTACAGAGAACTTCAGGCTTAGACATTGATAAATCTTTATGATCCTCACTGGACTCGGTACAGGGAAAATCATTCTTGAGGTTCTGCAGAGGATTAGTCATCCCTAAGCATTCCATATCTGGTTGAGAAAGATCGTCCTTTTGTGGTGTTGCATCAAAGTCTGAAAAAGGCAGTGATCTCTTAGCAGAAACTGGAACCTTCATACCGGCGGTTCTATCTGAATCTGGATTGGAACGTCGAGTTTGCATGAGATAATGTGCGACTGACTTGTATCCAAGACTTGAAATCTGATAGAAGGAAGAAAATCTTTTAGATTTGGCATGTTTTGTAAAGATGGTAAAATgagaataaaaaaatgaaatcatTCACGGATATACCTTCCTGTAAAGGGGTCCAGTTGGAGGCCAACCTTTTGCTTGGCGGCACAAACTACAGTTGCAAACGCCACGACAGACCGGGCAAATCCAGTTGGGATTTTGTATTGCTTCAAGCACATTTTCTCCGTATCTGAAACAATGTTTGTTTCTTTAAGTTCCATTGCTTATTAGTGAATGTATCCTCGACCTAACAGAACTTTCCATTTAACCAATTTGTCCATTTGACAATTGATGATAAAGCTCCGAGAAAGCAATGATATTCAGTAACTAATGACGCAATCAAAATCATGGAAATTCGGCTCTATGTTTGGAGAGCACCGAGGGATTAAATGGACACGAGCATACAAAAAATTCATGATGTGCCATATAACATATACCTCATATATAAACAATCCCCACAAAACTGCCCCTGAACCATGTTGCATTCGCTGCAGTGTGTTCGATGGCCAAGGGTTTTTTGCCTGAAACAGTGACCAGCAGTTCTTTAGATGTGCTTGAAAGTTGCACATTTTTGTGTATCATAAAGCAAAGAGAAACAATAAGCACTTTAACAATAAACTTGTCTTATTATGACCGTCCTTGAAACTCAGGTGAAACATGTTAAGAATGCCTGCAAGTTGAAGATCAACGACAAATCCACGGAGGaatttgattcaattctgagaACAATGACGAATCATTTGAGAGAATTTTATGGATTGAATGACAAAAAATGTATTGTACATTTCTTTTATATATCGAAGCCTACGCTAACTCAACAACTTGACCAACTGATCCAACTTCTATCTAAGTTCTAATGTAACCGTCGTGTGTCCAGCTGGCGTCAACTGTGGACTTTGATCCCACCGTTGATCTACAAGCATGAATACTAACAAAAGAAACCTAAAAGCTGTGGGGTAGATGTGAAATTTTctcaaagaaataaaaaaatttaactaaagCGAAATCGACGCAATGAcagatttttattttagatttgGAAATTAACTAGACAACCTATAAGATCGTGTCTTAAAACAATTGTCCCTTCTAAGGATTCTTCACCTGAAATTGAGGGCAAAAgttcaaatcaaaatcaagtgACAAATTGCAAGTTGCATCTAGTACAGATACCTGATAAATGCATAAAGGGGACATCAACAGTTAATAAAGAATTAGGCGATCGAAACAGTTGAAGAAAGAGTTGCTGACCTGCATTGGTGACAAGTCTTTCCCCTAACCGGATCATAAATTCGCTTCCCGTCTTTTCCATATCCATCAACAAAAAGGGCCCAACTCATTTCAGTGCTACCCAACAATTTTTCATCTTCATCAGTGTAGAACTCGGGCTTCGACCCCTCCTCTCTCAGCAAATCATAAACTTCCAAAGATTTTCCTTTCTTTGTTACAGGCACTTCCGAATAGTTAACTGGTGTTGAGCTCTGCAGCCTATAAAAAGTGATATATATATACCGTACAATTCATTTGTGAATAAGGATATGATCACTAATATTCATTACCCGTTCTTGAATCGATACTAAAATCCCATATTTTTAACTCCATCAAACAGACACACGAAGAATTACAGAATATTAAGAATTTGAATTACAGCGACATTTTCCAAACAAGAATGGAATAGCAATATATTGTGTCCTCGTCAAATGTCTCCAGAATCCCCAGTTTTCAGTACTACCACTCCGCTGAGAGTATTAGCCATTAGGGAAGctaatcataaaaaattttaaaccaaAATGTTCATAAGTAAATGGAATCAACAAAGTAAAAAAGTAAACAGaatcacacaaaaaaaaaaaaaaaaactttccaTACAACAAACCTAACAGAGTGTGAGCAAAGAATGACAATACTTTTAGAAATGttacaaattttaaaacttgTAATGGTAGCACGGTTGGGGGTCCAGGATTTCTGGGGTtcaaaaaagaaacaaaataaaagaagcATATAAAAACACCTAGAAGAGCGGCGGACGGGGGCCGACGACGGCAACGGGGAGGCGCTCTGAGCCTGAGGGGTTTTCCGATGAATGGGTCGGTTCTTAATGGTCTTCTTGAGCGATTTGAAATTGAGAGACAGGTCGAAAATCCCAAGCTTCTGCATCCTTTCAAGGTtttctttgattctttcttCTCTGAACTGCTCATAGCTTGAAATCTCGTGAGTCTCGGCATTCTCTCTGTCCATCGTTTCCTGCTGTTGCCGCGGTGTCTCGGAGCTGTTAAGGTTTACTAGTGAGCTCCCCTCAGCAAAGCGCATTGTCTCGTGTTCTTTGTTTGCGCCGTCAGAAATTAGAAATCAATCGCTTTCAAGCGTGAAATGGGGAAATGGGACTTCAACGGTCAATTTTCTAACAAGGAAATCAATCAATCGCGGACTTGTAAATCTTCTCCATATTTACATAATATATACCAAGGTTTTAAAAAACGCAAAACGCGTCGAAACGTGAAGTTCAAGTTTCaaatttttcaattttaaacGAGGTTACTAAGAGTTTAAAcgcaaaaaaaacatttttaacttttattaaaattttaattatattaattcaaataataaataaaatgataaaattactataaatttaatattaaacgaataaatttcaagttcttaaaaacataaaaatattaaaattatattaattaatagtttcctgcatatctaaaaaataatataataaaaataagctcattatcaattaataatatGTTCTAAAAAGTGTGAAACGCATCGAAGCGTGAAAGTAAGCAAGCGTATGTGGTATTAATACGAGCTTAAacgtaaaattttaaatatctaacaCAAATTAATGGAGTAAATAATgcctaaatataataaatttaactaGAATGCATTGATTTTTTGCCAAAGtctaattcaatttattatatCATTCATTTTATATCAGTTATCATCAAATACAAATTCAATTTAACTAGGCTActttaaaatattagtattaatattcttcaatatGTACTGCATATACTCATCATTGGTACACTTAACTATCCAAGATTGTACAATTTTTACATTGCTAGCATTACTtactaataaatttaataattcaTGTTCTTTCTTCGTGTTATTAATCACTTTtggtattttaaaaaattgcacTTAAGCGTATTTAATTACACTTAATATGATCAACATGTGTTTGACTGTTTTTAGCCGAAACGAGTTTTTTACCGTTTTTAGCTGAAACGAGGCGTTTTGGAGAAGTTTCAAGCTTAAACAAGATTAAACGAGGTTTAATCAAgttttttagaacactgatATATACTAACACAAACAATTTATAAAATACACTTCAAATATGGATTTCATAGGTTTATATAAGGAATTAAATTTAGTTCGGTAAAAGAGGGCCATTGCATCAATGTTTTTATAACCGATTCGATGATCGAACcgtgttatttttaaataatgatCCAATCGATTGGATCATTTAATCGGACGGTCGAATCGGAAcatcgtttatataatataatataattaataatattttttgaattttaaaaacccAAAAGATGgatataaatagacaaaaaaaattaccatgacttgaaaactaaataaatatataaatatattcaaaatatcaattatatttatacaattttaaataattaattaattaagtttaaaaaatataatattactaaaataatatttttaattaaatataaattccaaataatcaggtatatatataacaaaatatttaaattggaagttttaaaataaaataaattattaaattgacagttttaaaaataaaatcttaatattttgaaaaaaattcagaaaaccCGTTTTTCGATTCTCAATTAGTTTTGATCGGTTCTGGCCAATTGGACTATTAAAACCGTTTTTTGCATGTTTCAAATCGGATCGATTATCGATCGAACAGGCCGGTCCAATCATATTTTGAAAAACATGGGATTGCAGGAATGTAAGTTGGTAAGGCCCAACACAAGAACATTTatatgttgttgttattattgatattatcattattatagTCATTATCATTCTCGCGGGTCTCGCCGATGGTTACAATAATTTATTATCGAAGAATGAAATGATTTTGTTTGCTAATCAACTTACAAGAATATAGGTACGTTTTTCATTAATATCTAATCTCTTGAATGTGTGTGTGTCAGGGCTTTTGGTATTTCGAATCCAAAACTATACATTTTAAACTTTATATAAAATGTTACTATCATCACATAGTAATATTGTTATACACACACTATGTGAAGCAATGTACATGGAAACAAAGCTATCAATTATAACAAAACTTATGTTTTGTGGGTTTAGTTATGTACAATGGCCTGCACACAAGCCAACGATGGAGCTTGTCATTTTGCTCCTGCCAACATTCTATCTACTCCGGCTTGGAAATGCTATAAATTCTGGTTGATATCATGATGAAAGGATCTGAACTTGTTAAGAAAATCGATCGAgtgtaaaatttaaacatgTGTAGTTCTCATACATAGTAAAATTTAGACAACAGTGGAAGGGTGGGGAAGAAATTAAAGTACAAGAAGCAATTATGGAAGGGATTTATAAGAAGCAAAAACACATCGTGTTGATTCATGGGGCATGCCATGGTGCATGGTGTTGGTACAAAGTCATGACGCAGCTGAGATCCCAAGGCCACCATGTGACCGCTCTCGACATGGCGGCTGCCGGAGCCAACACCAAACCTTTGGCAGAGGTGACTACTTTCTCGGACTATTCGCGGCCGCTGATGGAGTTCATGGAGGCTTTGCCGGAGGAGGAGAGGGTGGTTCTTGTTGGGCATAGCATGGGTGGGATTAATATATCTCTTGCCATGGAAAAATACCCCAATAAAATCGATGTTGCTGTCTTTGTCACTGCCTTTATGCCCGGCCCTAACCTCAATGTCCATGCTATTCGTCAAGAGGTAAATTGTAACTATACTCATACATGTCACATATATTAATTGAGTGAAAAAATCGTATGTAACATACAATGATGTTACACCAATCATTTCTTGGCATGTATCTGGTGGAGAGAAAAATTGAACTTTGTTGCAGTGAGATAAGAAACACATGTCAAAAAGTGATTAGTGTACATACAATGTTATACTAATTTGTAACCGATGATTTTCTACCATTAATTGGATTCGACGTTGAAAGTAATGTAGAAGACATGATGCCATgtttttgttggatatgaatACAGCACGATAGGCAAATGGAGACATTTTTGGACTCCCAAGTATCGTTTAGCAATGGAGAGGACAAGCCTCCCACCTCCTTCCTCTTTGGCCCAAAGTTTTTGTCCACTCACTTGTACCAACTTTCTCCTCCCGAGGTAACCACATTCATttcaatattaatatatataaaagttgtaTTCTTTATCTTGAATAAAACAATCCAAACAAATTCTTGGCCTTTAATTGTCATGCTTGTACTTGTGCGTTTTGAACTTGTTGGGTACATGTACCTGCAGGATTTGACTCTGGCAATATCCTTGGTGAGACCCATAGGACGTTATCAGGATGCTCCCGATCTATTGGAAGAAACTCGTCTGTCGGAAGAATATTACGGCTCGGTTCGACGCGTTTACGTGGTTTGCGAGCAGGATTATGTCTTAAGGAAAGAATACCAAGAGTGGATGATTGAAAACAATCCGACAGATGAGGTGAAGATGATTCGTGATGCGGACCATATGGTAATGTTCTCTAAACCCCAAGAATTGTGCCTTTGCCTTCAACAAATCATGGGAAACTAATGTTGTCCCACTCCCAGTCCAACGACTTCATTCTGTATTAtgattgaatttttatatacaaTTGAAGAAAATTgttgtttttattaaataaaagcaATAAATGATACACCAAGGTTACAGTAATTATCCACAcgcatatttaataataaaaatttgtatttatttttgttttggggtatagtaaaatattattaatatatcatTTGGTAGCTAAAATTTATGCTCAATCTTTTTGGTCATATAAATAGACAATTCAATTTTATCAAACATTTGAGATTTTTTATatagaatattaaaattagaatttgaagaattgattgctaaatttattatttttaatttatttttgacgTGTGTCCCGCCGAACCTACCATCATGTTTGATTGGGTTGAAATTTTTCCGACTAGCCAAATGATGGGCCAGCCGCGCGATCTAAAGTAGGTTGGGCCGGTCAGCCCATTTTAACATCTTTAATTTCCGGTGTGATTGATTTGAAAACTCTATTTTTGAagtgaaattatttttaaaaaaaattacacaatTATTCATCCAAATTTGTCCTCGGCCTTCCGTTCGCGCTAGATGGATGTAGGCCTTTTGGGAAAAGACAACACTATACATTGTAATATGGGCTGAGCccaatacataataaaaagtaGCTCAAATATAATGCGGCCTCGATGTAATAAAACCTGAATTTTTTTGATAATCCAAGCCCAGTCCAACAAACCTCAAAGCTGTGGATTGTCCAAATTAATTAGGACGCTTTTGTTGTCTTCTTCAATTTTGTAATTTAGTACTTTTTTTCAAAGTACACATAAGTGTTACAATAATTTGAAACTCATATCTATTTCTATTCTGTTGCATTAGTATCGcgaaacaaaatattgtattaTATGCTCTATATTGTTGTCTTATTCTATTTTGTAATTTCTCTTCCGTtgccttttttatttatttatttaatgggTAGCATAAGAAGAGCGTAAATAATACTTTTTGTGCTCGTTTAATTTTGCAAGAAAATCTCATaataatcattttttaaaagtattttcaaataCAACCTTAATATATTCATTAATCTCGATAATCCAATTAGTCGTTTGATGGCGATCTCTCGAGATTCGGGTCTTTTTAAACAAGAATAAAAAAGGTATTTGaaaaatgtaaaaataattGAGAACATAAACGGTAAAAGGACTTACAGTGCATGTACGTGAGAATCAAAGAGTGAATAATTgactgaattattattattattattatggtaTTGGCATGGAAGCACATAAATTGGACCGTACTCGGGGGGAAAAAAAGTGAATGAAGCGGGTTATGTTTTATGGACCCAAGAAAAGACTATTTGCCGCATAAAGGGAGACAACAACCGG
It encodes:
- the LOC140888692 gene encoding methyl jasmonate esterase 1-like, yielding MEGIYKKQKHIVLIHGACHGAWCWYKVMTQLRSQGHHVTALDMAAAGANTKPLAEVTTFSDYSRPLMEFMEALPEEERVVLVGHSMGGINISLAMEKYPNKIDVAVFVTAFMPGPNLNVHAIRQEHDRQMETFLDSQVSFSNGEDKPPTSFLFGPKFLSTHLYQLSPPEDLTLAISLVRPIGRYQDAPDLLEETRLSEEYYGSVRRVYVVCEQDYVLRKEYQEWMIENNPTDEVKMIRDADHMVMFSKPQELCLCLQQIMGN
- the LOC140892882 gene encoding uncharacterized protein, translated to MRFAEGSSLVNLNSSETPRQQQETMDRENAETHEISSYEQFREERIKENLERMQKLGIFDLSLNFKSLKKTIKNRPIHRKTPQAQSASPLPSSAPVRRSSRLQSSTPVNYSEVPVTKKGKSLEVYDLLREEGSKPEFYTDEDEKLLGSTEMSWALFVDGYGKDGKRIYDPVRGKTCHQCRQKTLGHRTHCSECNMVQGQFCGDCLYMRYGENVLEAIQNPNWICPVCRGVCNCSLCRQAKGWPPTGPLYRKISSLGYKSVAHYLMQTRRSNPDSDRTAGMKVPVSAKRSLPFSDFDATPQKDDLSQPDMECLGMTNPLQNLKNDFPCTESSEDHKDLSMSKPEVLCSSDAQEPCTVKDSVASKTSSKSAKKRALLEPSTDSIGGRLRQRRREDLNNS